In one window of Campylobacter sp. DNA:
- a CDS encoding TRAP transporter large permease subunit: protein MIGIVMFAAALFMLLLGFPVAFTFGAVAVIFGFIYGLSEAWDYAQGFEILTEAFEDMSRQFFSLMPNRIYSIMENQLLISVPLFILMGMILQKTRLAERLLESMAFLFGGVRGGVAISTVLVGALLAATTGIVGATVIAMGVISLPVMMKYGYDKPLATGTIAAAGTLGQIIPPSIVLIILGDILSVSVGDLFSAAVIPGLVLVGFYVIYIAIISYICKDYAPPVPPLEGLSKSKQIFIALKNVVPVLVLILLVLGSIFAGIATPTESSSVGCLGAIVLAVLYRTFSFRLIYDALKNTAKISGMVFMILMGATAFSMIFSYTGGDEVVKNFMENLPGQAWGFIALTMVVIIVLGFFLDYVEISYIILPILLPIVESLHINPVWFAILIAVNLQTSFMTPPFGFSIFFLKGVTPPQIHTTDIYKGVLPFILLQILVLLTLAIFPGVFGLKAFLG from the coding sequence ATGATAGGCATAGTGATGTTTGCGGCAGCGCTTTTTATGCTGCTACTGGGATTTCCCGTTGCGTTTACGTTCGGCGCCGTGGCTGTGATTTTCGGCTTTATCTACGGACTTAGTGAGGCGTGGGATTACGCGCAGGGCTTTGAAATTTTAACCGAAGCTTTCGAGGATATGAGCAGGCAGTTTTTTTCACTGATGCCTAATAGAATTTACTCGATTATGGAAAATCAGCTGCTAATTTCGGTGCCGCTTTTTATTTTGATGGGTATGATTTTGCAAAAGACTCGCCTTGCGGAGCGTTTATTAGAGTCGATGGCATTTTTATTCGGCGGCGTACGAGGCGGCGTGGCGATCAGCACCGTTTTGGTAGGCGCGTTACTTGCGGCTACGACGGGCATCGTGGGTGCGACTGTCATCGCTATGGGCGTCATCAGCCTGCCCGTGATGATGAAATACGGCTACGATAAGCCTCTAGCTACCGGCACCATCGCTGCTGCGGGCACGCTTGGGCAGATTATCCCGCCTTCTATCGTGCTGATTATTTTAGGCGATATACTTTCTGTTTCGGTGGGCGATCTTTTCTCTGCAGCAGTTATTCCTGGGCTTGTGCTAGTGGGTTTTTATGTAATTTATATCGCGATTATTTCATATATTTGCAAAGATTATGCGCCGCCTGTTCCGCCGCTAGAGGGGCTTAGTAAATCAAAGCAAATTTTTATCGCGCTTAAAAACGTCGTGCCGGTGCTCGTGCTGATTTTGCTCGTCTTGGGATCTATTTTTGCAGGCATCGCTACGCCTACGGAGAGCTCGTCGGTAGGCTGCTTGGGTGCGATAGTGCTAGCTGTTTTATACCGCACGTTTTCGTTTAGGCTGATCTATGACGCGCTAAAAAATACCGCTAAAATTTCGGGCATGGTTTTTATGATTTTGATGGGCGCCACGGCATTTTCGATGATTTTTTCTTACACGGGCGGAGATGAGGTCGTAAAAAATTTTATGGAAAATCTGCCCGGTCAAGCATGGGGATTTATCGCGCTTACGATGGTAGTTATCATAGTGCTTGGATTTTTTCTCGATTATGTCGAAATTTCATATATCATTTTGCCGATACTTTTGCCGATAGTAGAGTCTTTGCATATCAATCCCGTGTGGTTTGCGATCTTAATCGCTGTAAATTTACAAACATCGTTTATGACGCCGCCATTTGGATTTTCGATATTTTTCTTAAAGGGCGTGACGCCGCCGCAAATCCATACTACGGACATTTATAAGGGCGTGCTACCTTTTATTTTATTGCAAATTCTAGTGCTATTAACGCTCGCAATCTTTCCGGGGGTTTTTGGTTTAAAAGCTTTTTTAGGCTAG
- a CDS encoding TRAP transporter small permease subunit, whose product MRNFLRKLERAFDAFANILGVLSIVFLALLVIVVFYNVVARYLFPAANSVAMQELTWWLYSAMFLFGVTYALKENAHVRVDIFYEKFNPTAKALINILGTIFFILPFVALVAFFSIDYVSEAYTSHEASANPGGMEHLWIIKSAITLSYAFLFIYAFGFLIKNINALLDVRENKGSEFLSGNSSGAQSV is encoded by the coding sequence TTGAGGAATTTTTTACGCAAATTAGAAAGAGCTTTTGATGCGTTCGCAAATATTTTAGGCGTATTGAGTATCGTATTTTTGGCGCTTTTAGTTATAGTCGTTTTTTACAATGTTGTGGCGCGTTATCTTTTTCCAGCCGCAAATTCCGTCGCTATGCAAGAACTTACATGGTGGCTATATTCGGCGATGTTTTTATTCGGTGTGACCTACGCGCTTAAAGAAAATGCTCACGTTCGCGTGGATATTTTTTACGAAAAATTTAATCCCACTGCAAAAGCACTCATAAATATCTTAGGCACGATATTTTTCATTTTGCCTTTCGTAGCGCTCGTGGCGTTTTTTTCGATCGATTATGTGAGCGAGGCTTATACGAGCCATGAGGCCAGCGCCAATCCCGGCGGTATGGAGCATCTTTGGATCATCAAGTCCGCAATCACGCTTAGCTATGCGTTTTTATTTATCTACGCATTTGGATTTTTGATTAAAAATATTAACGCCCTGCTTGATGTTAGGGAAAACAAAGGCTCGGAATTTCTTAGTGGGAATTCTTCGGGCGCACAGAGTGTGTGA
- a CDS encoding disulfide bond formation protein B → MILKFQNRYSKKFLAFCAIWALFWLAFSYFFLQKFLFIYPESFSIHVRFALCAIALGAVILAVCGKDIYGAICGYAVWFYGATLGFVSSLNLAKIHTVLRGSGDMSGMSGCGGAVKFLNFDLRVVPIFKPFNSCAFDVPVVPTDTTLEGLQAKLTALYSGGWYLFPASKNVDLAQFWSFIFIFFGTVWIIGIFLGFINKRAWDLSPTQNRLLDDNKSV, encoded by the coding sequence ATGATTTTAAAATTTCAAAACAGATACTCTAAAAAATTTCTCGCTTTTTGCGCTATCTGGGCGCTTTTTTGGCTAGCATTTTCATATTTTTTCTTGCAAAAATTCCTTTTTATCTATCCGGAAAGCTTTAGCATTCACGTGAGATTCGCACTTTGCGCCATAGCGCTAGGAGCGGTGATTTTAGCGGTTTGCGGCAAGGACATTTACGGCGCTATCTGCGGATATGCGGTGTGGTTTTACGGCGCGACGCTGGGCTTTGTATCGTCATTAAATTTAGCTAAAATTCACACGGTGCTGCGAGGGAGCGGAGATATGAGCGGGATGAGCGGCTGTGGTGGAGCGGTGAAATTTTTAAATTTTGATCTAAGAGTAGTGCCAATTTTTAAGCCATTTAATAGCTGCGCATTCGACGTACCAGTGGTGCCGACCGATACAACGCTAGAGGGGCTGCAAGCCAAACTAACGGCGCTTTATAGCGGAGGCTGGTATCTATTCCCGGCAAGTAAAAACGTGGATTTAGCACAATTTTGGAGTTTTATCTTTATATTTTTCGGAACTGTTTGGATAATTGGAATTTTTCTTGGATTTATAAATAAAAGGGCGTGGGATTTAAGTCCCACGCAAAATAGGTTATTGGACGATAATAAGAGCGTTTGA
- a CDS encoding type II secretion system protein, whose product MKGFTMIELIFVIVILGVLAAIAIPKLAATRDDAEVVRTAHNVATSLNDLMGYYTAQGEYNQDFSQMMNVPNPIKVKGNICATYTYDNKEQVTLTKGRDGLCDRVWSMPGLKNIDNIYSSNALIIVQ is encoded by the coding sequence ATGAAGGGTTTTACTATGATCGAATTAATTTTCGTGATCGTGATTTTAGGTGTTTTGGCGGCAATTGCCATCCCAAAACTAGCAGCTACTAGAGACGATGCTGAAGTAGTGAGGACGGCGCATAACGTAGCTACGTCACTCAACGATTTAATGGGTTACTATACGGCACAAGGTGAATATAACCAGGATTTTTCACAAATGATGAATGTGCCAAATCCTATAAAGGTTAAAGGTAATATCTGCGCTACATATACATATGATAACAAGGAGCAAGTTACTTTAACCAAAGGCAGAGATGGTTTATGTGATCGGGTATGGAGTATGCCGGGACTTAAAAATATAGATAATATCTATAGTTCAAACGCTCTTATTATCGTCCAATAA
- a CDS encoding 3'(2'),5'-bisphosphate nucleotidase CysQ, which produces MGLDELLALAEDAAKKANVAIMQNYDKFDVFVKADRSPLTNADLAANDVIMRTLEPSGIAICSEECVLDSKRRMSEERFWLIDPLDGTKEFIARNGEFCVCIALIEHGRPILAVISIPISGDIYSSNGGGVYKNGVLLARPTSAPQIFMQGHYSRSAKYVQFAQKFGMQLMCKGSAIKFCILAEGGASAYARFSDCSLWDIAAGDFLLHQSGGAVVDLKTMKAPLYNGKSLINNHYLAVGASAMKNLSEMLEFAKNF; this is translated from the coding sequence GTGGGCTTGGATGAGCTTTTGGCGCTTGCCGAGGATGCCGCGAAAAAGGCAAACGTCGCGATAATGCAAAACTACGACAAATTCGATGTCTTTGTCAAAGCGGACAGATCGCCACTTACGAATGCCGATCTCGCGGCAAATGATGTGATAATGCGCACGCTGGAGCCTAGCGGCATCGCGATCTGCTCGGAAGAGTGCGTACTGGATAGCAAACGGCGCATGAGTGAGGAGAGATTTTGGCTGATAGATCCGCTGGACGGCACAAAGGAGTTTATCGCGCGCAACGGCGAGTTTTGCGTCTGCATTGCGCTGATCGAGCATGGGCGCCCAATTTTAGCAGTGATCAGCATACCAATAAGCGGCGATATATATAGCTCAAATGGCGGCGGAGTTTATAAAAACGGCGTACTGCTCGCTCGCCCCACTAGCGCGCCGCAAATCTTCATGCAAGGGCACTATAGCAGATCCGCAAAATACGTGCAATTTGCGCAGAAATTTGGAATGCAACTAATGTGCAAAGGCTCTGCGATAAAATTTTGTATTTTAGCCGAGGGGGGCGCCAGCGCATATGCGAGATTTAGCGACTGCTCGCTTTGGGACATCGCCGCGGGGGATTTTTTGCTGCATCAAAGCGGCGGAGCGGTAGTAGATCTAAAGACGATGAAGGCACCGCTTTATAACGGAAAAAGCCTGATAAATAACCACTATTTGGCGGTCGGCGCGAGTGCTATGAAAAATTTATCTGAAATGTTAGAGTTTGCAAAGAATTTTTAA
- a CDS encoding SapC family protein translates to MTPVVLDSVKHADLQYHADAFPTAPFVPVIAPEIPFCADNLVIVFTIEKEPKMVALLGRTKNVLIDKDYKGTVPSSVQNYPFFLAQIGEQTAICFDKDAQQIKGDGEALFKDGKPTPFLQNLKEVMKNYADLDMRTRVAAAEFQKAGILEAKELGINSSGKESSLLNGFSVVNREKLLKLSDKKLADFARRGYLELAYFHLKSLANFQRLGDKIMQLDPPTAPKEAKK, encoded by the coding sequence ATGACTCCAGTCGTATTAGATAGCGTTAAACACGCGGATTTACAATATCACGCGGATGCATTCCCCACCGCGCCTTTCGTGCCGGTGATCGCGCCGGAGATCCCGTTTTGCGCAGACAACCTCGTTATAGTATTTACTATCGAAAAAGAGCCCAAAATGGTGGCGCTGCTAGGGCGTACCAAAAACGTTCTAATCGATAAGGATTATAAAGGAACGGTGCCTTCTTCGGTGCAGAATTATCCGTTTTTCCTAGCCCAGATCGGCGAACAGACCGCGATCTGCTTCGATAAAGACGCACAGCAGATCAAGGGCGACGGAGAGGCGCTTTTTAAAGACGGTAAGCCGACGCCGTTTTTACAAAATTTAAAAGAGGTGATGAAAAATTACGCCGATTTAGATATGCGCACGCGCGTTGCAGCGGCGGAATTTCAAAAGGCGGGGATTTTAGAAGCCAAAGAGCTCGGTATCAACTCTAGCGGCAAGGAATCCTCCCTGCTGAACGGCTTTTCGGTCGTAAATCGCGAGAAGCTTTTGAAGCTAAGCGATAAAAAACTCGCGGATTTCGCGCGCCGCGGATATCTAGAGCTAGCGTATTTCCACTTAAAAAGCCTTGCAAATTTTCAGCGCCTAGGCGATAAGATCATGCAGCTCGACCCGCCGACCGCGCCGAAAGAAGCGAAAAAATAG
- the pepT gene encoding peptidase T, with product MDIVQRFLNYTKINTTTNRVAGAAGIMPSNPKELELAGLIKNELEALGIKNISLSEKSILIAKIPSNLDAPAARVAFFAHLDTSAEQSGDTKAQIVRYEGGDICLNKELEIYLKASENEELQNYKGDEIIVTDGTSLLGADDKAAIAAIVNALEFFVQNPQIKHGEITACFVPDEEQGLLGAKALDVSEVGADFGYCLDCCGIGEFIYENWNAGDCVVTFKGQSAHPMNAKGKLVNSLLLAHKFISLLPAGEAPEYTEGKEGYFWVKELSGNSAKTVLKIDVREFDEKRYEQRMEFLQKTADGLRAIWGDRIEISLNDRYKNVYNFLKNDDAPAIRFAKQAFKSLNIEPKIKPMRGGYDGAVISAKGLPCPNLFTGGHNFHSIYEYLPVGSLKAASEVVKQIITLAAVRA from the coding sequence GTGGATATCGTGCAGAGGTTTTTAAACTACACCAAGATCAACACTACCACGAATAGAGTCGCGGGTGCAGCGGGCATAATGCCCTCAAACCCCAAGGAGCTTGAGCTTGCAGGCCTCATAAAAAACGAGCTTGAAGCTCTGGGCATAAAAAATATCAGCCTTAGCGAAAAGTCGATTTTAATCGCTAAAATTCCCTCAAATTTAGACGCGCCCGCTGCGAGAGTAGCGTTTTTTGCCCACCTCGATACCAGCGCTGAACAGAGCGGCGACACCAAGGCTCAGATCGTAAGATACGAAGGCGGCGATATCTGCCTAAATAAAGAGCTAGAGATCTATCTTAAAGCGAGCGAAAATGAGGAGCTGCAAAATTATAAAGGAGATGAGATCATCGTAACGGACGGCACCAGCTTGCTAGGCGCCGACGATAAGGCGGCGATCGCCGCGATTGTAAATGCGCTGGAATTTTTCGTCCAAAATCCGCAGATCAAACACGGCGAAATAACCGCTTGCTTCGTGCCGGATGAGGAGCAGGGCTTGCTAGGGGCAAAGGCGCTGGACGTAAGCGAGGTAGGCGCGGATTTCGGCTACTGCCTTGATTGCTGCGGCATCGGCGAGTTTATCTACGAGAATTGGAACGCGGGCGATTGCGTCGTTACCTTCAAAGGCCAGTCCGCTCATCCGATGAACGCCAAGGGCAAGCTCGTAAATTCCTTGCTTTTGGCGCATAAGTTTATCTCGCTGCTGCCCGCGGGCGAGGCGCCCGAATACACCGAGGGTAAGGAGGGTTATTTTTGGGTCAAGGAGCTTAGCGGCAACAGCGCAAAGACCGTCCTAAAGATCGACGTGAGGGAATTTGACGAGAAAAGATACGAGCAGCGCATGGAATTTTTGCAAAAAACTGCGGACGGGCTTCGCGCGATCTGGGGCGATCGGATCGAAATTTCGCTAAACGATCGCTATAAAAACGTCTATAACTTTTTGAAAAACGATGATGCGCCGGCGATACGCTTTGCGAAGCAGGCTTTTAAAAGCCTGAATATCGAGCCTAAGATCAAGCCTATGCGAGGCGGCTACGACGGCGCCGTCATCTCCGCAAAGGGGCTGCCGTGCCCGAACCTCTTTACCGGCGGGCATAATTTCCACTCGATCTACGAATACCTGCCCGTAGGCTCTTTAAAAGCGGCGAGCGAAGTGGTTAAACAGATCATAACGCTAGCGGCGGTGCGAGCCTAG
- the dcuC gene encoding C4-dicarboxylate transporter DcuC, giving the protein MQTLRLLLALAGIVAVVALLIMKKDTKTVLIGVGLVLCVLCLKPLDGLGAFTSYMTKAGLIKAICASMGFAFVMKFTECDRALVNLLTRPLGNIGFLLIPIVVALTYFINIAIPSAAGCSAAVGATLIPVMMAAGAKPEMAGAAVFAGTFGSVLSPGSAHNVFVADMVKAHNPSYTVQDVIGVQFSSAITALIVVLIVMSITAIVCKDYTKGVNYLAQKEGGANSVASNSADGSNLDAQPQKINVLYALMPLVPLVILVIGGTSLNQVSFLKWTKMGVAEAMLLGAILTIAVTLTDPQKITKEFFKGMGSAYAEIIGIIIAAGVFVAGLSACGAIDFVIEWLKNEQGYVKFGGTFVPFFMGVVTGSGDAASMAFNTAVTVHADALGFEQDKLGMAVAISGALGRSASPIAGACIVCAGLAMVSPIQIAKRTALGMFLSVCVIAFVIL; this is encoded by the coding sequence GTGCAGACACTTAGGTTACTTTTGGCGCTTGCGGGTATCGTCGCAGTCGTCGCTTTGCTAATCATGAAAAAGGATACTAAAACCGTGCTTATCGGTGTGGGTTTGGTACTGTGCGTGCTTTGCCTAAAGCCTCTGGACGGGCTGGGCGCCTTTACCTCGTATATGACTAAGGCGGGGCTTATTAAGGCGATATGCGCCAGTATGGGTTTTGCCTTCGTGATGAAATTTACCGAATGCGACCGCGCTCTTGTAAATTTACTCACCAGGCCTCTTGGAAATATCGGATTTTTATTGATCCCTATCGTCGTGGCGCTTACATATTTTATCAATATCGCTATCCCCTCCGCTGCGGGCTGCTCGGCTGCGGTCGGCGCTACGCTGATCCCCGTGATGATGGCTGCGGGCGCTAAACCGGAGATGGCGGGAGCTGCGGTATTTGCGGGCACTTTCGGTAGCGTTTTAAGCCCGGGCTCGGCGCACAACGTATTTGTCGCCGATATGGTAAAGGCGCACAACCCATCCTATACGGTTCAAGACGTCATCGGGGTGCAGTTTTCTAGCGCGATTACCGCTTTGATCGTGGTTTTGATCGTAATGAGTATAACGGCGATAGTTTGCAAAGACTACACCAAGGGGGTGAATTATCTAGCGCAAAAAGAGGGCGGCGCAAATTCCGTTGCGTCAAATTCCGCCGACGGTTCAAATTTAGACGCGCAGCCTCAAAAGATAAACGTCTTATACGCGCTTATGCCGCTAGTGCCACTAGTGATCTTGGTAATCGGCGGCACGAGCCTAAATCAGGTCTCTTTCCTAAAGTGGACGAAGATGGGCGTCGCCGAAGCGATGCTACTGGGTGCTATCCTCACCATCGCCGTTACTCTAACCGATCCTCAAAAAATTACGAAGGAATTTTTCAAAGGAATGGGTAGCGCGTATGCCGAGATCATAGGCATCATCATCGCAGCAGGCGTCTTCGTCGCGGGGCTTAGCGCGTGCGGCGCGATCGATTTCGTAATCGAGTGGCTTAAAAACGAGCAGGGCTACGTAAAATTCGGCGGAACCTTCGTGCCGTTTTTTATGGGCGTCGTAACGGGCTCTGGAGATGCGGCGTCGATGGCGTTTAACACCGCCGTGACCGTGCACGCCGACGCGCTGGGTTTTGAGCAAGATAAGCTCGGTATGGCGGTTGCGATAAGCGGCGCGCTAGGCAGGAGCGCATCGCCGATCGCGGGCGCTTGCATCGTTTGCGCGGGACTTGCGATGGTAAGTCCTATTCAGATCGCTAAAAGAACGGCTCTAGGGATGTTTCTATCCGTCTGCGTCATCGCATTTGTCATTTTATAA
- the pepE gene encoding dipeptidase PepE, with translation MKKALLLSASSYKDSGYLNHCKGWIKEFLGRLWEDEILFIPFAGVRRTSEQYEQKVADCLENSNIRSIHHFSDMKAAVKNAKSICIGGGNTFVLLNELYKFDLLGAIKDAVDSGTPYFGWSAGANVAGKTMMTTNDMPIVFPPSPVALGIFPYQINPHFISGKISNHNGESREERLEEFLIVNQNDSVYAMPEGSAFLINGNECEVMGHADVLKFEYKKEISRIAVGSKFKI, from the coding sequence ATGAAAAAAGCACTACTTCTAAGCGCTTCTAGTTACAAAGACAGCGGCTATCTGAACCACTGCAAGGGGTGGATCAAGGAATTTTTAGGCAGGTTATGGGAGGATGAAATTTTATTCATTCCGTTTGCGGGCGTTAGGCGCACAAGCGAGCAATACGAGCAGAAGGTCGCAGACTGCTTGGAGAATAGCAATATCAGATCGATTCACCACTTTTCCGATATGAAAGCCGCTGTTAAAAATGCAAAATCGATCTGCATCGGCGGCGGCAATACCTTCGTGCTGCTAAACGAGCTTTATAAATTTGATCTTTTAGGCGCGATCAAAGACGCCGTGGATAGCGGCACGCCGTATTTCGGCTGGTCTGCGGGCGCAAACGTCGCAGGCAAGACGATGATGACTACCAACGACATGCCGATCGTCTTCCCGCCTTCGCCGGTGGCTCTTGGGATCTTTCCGTATCAGATCAATCCGCACTTCATAAGCGGTAAAATTTCAAACCACAACGGCGAGAGCAGGGAGGAGCGGCTGGAGGAGTTTTTGATCGTCAATCAAAATGACAGCGTCTATGCTATGCCCGAGGGTAGCGCGTTTTTGATAAACGGAAACGAGTGCGAGGTGATGGGGCATGCGGACGTGCTAAAATTCGAGTATAAAAAAGAGATCTCGCGCATCGCCGTGGGAAGTAAATTTAAAATTTAA
- a CDS encoding amidohydrolase produces the protein MDAIAQKVEALKSEMIGDRRFFHSHPETGWFTFFTTAVIADRMQRLGYEIKLGRKVVKAEARQGVGSKDACEKARQRAEKLLNADQIKFLDAMEDGLTGLVAEIDTGRAGKTVAFRFDIDGVDVTESTDADHRPFKEGFRSDISGITHACGHDGHITMGLALAKLIAQNLDDFSGKFRFIFQTAEEGTRGAVGMEAAGVTKGVDYLLGGHIGFQANTMRGIICGTKKLLATTKFDVSLKGKSAHAAGAPQNGANALLAAAEMALDMHGITRHADGVTRINVGVLRAGEGRNVIAPNGYLACETRGESTELNEFMKAKCMDIVEGVSKIYGVSYDVQVTGGTAGGDSDEATTQLYEDAAKASPFIDDDKIVRELSFGACEDFAHFMRSVQDAGGKSGYLMIGTTLAAGHHNAKFDFDEDSLLAGVDVYLRCAYKLNGKA, from the coding sequence ATGGATGCTATCGCACAAAAAGTAGAGGCGCTAAAAAGCGAGATGATCGGGGATCGCAGGTTTTTTCACTCGCACCCCGAGACGGGCTGGTTTACCTTTTTTACGACCGCGGTTATCGCAGATCGTATGCAGCGCTTGGGCTATGAGATAAAGCTCGGTCGCAAGGTTGTAAAGGCTGAAGCCAGGCAGGGCGTAGGTAGCAAGGATGCCTGCGAGAAGGCGAGGCAGCGCGCCGAAAAGCTGCTAAACGCAGATCAGATAAAATTTCTTGATGCGATGGAGGATGGGCTAACGGGTCTCGTGGCCGAAATAGACACGGGGCGCGCGGGCAAGACGGTCGCTTTTAGATTTGACATAGACGGCGTGGACGTGACCGAGAGCACGGACGCGGATCACCGTCCTTTTAAAGAGGGCTTTCGCTCAGACATTAGCGGCATCACGCACGCGTGCGGGCACGACGGGCATATCACGATGGGACTTGCTTTAGCAAAGCTGATCGCGCAAAACTTAGACGATTTCAGCGGTAAATTTAGATTTATCTTCCAAACCGCCGAGGAGGGTACCAGAGGCGCCGTAGGCATGGAAGCTGCGGGCGTCACCAAGGGCGTGGATTATCTGCTGGGCGGTCATATCGGCTTTCAGGCAAACACGATGAGAGGCATCATCTGCGGTACCAAAAAGCTACTTGCGACCACTAAATTTGACGTAAGCTTAAAAGGCAAGTCCGCTCATGCCGCGGGCGCGCCGCAAAACGGAGCCAACGCCCTGCTTGCCGCAGCCGAGATGGCGCTTGATATGCACGGCATCACTAGACACGCAGACGGCGTCACGCGTATCAACGTAGGCGTGCTGCGCGCGGGCGAAGGACGCAACGTCATCGCGCCCAACGGCTATCTCGCGTGCGAGACGCGCGGCGAGAGCACGGAACTGAATGAGTTTATGAAGGCCAAGTGCATGGACATAGTGGAGGGAGTTTCTAAAATTTACGGCGTCAGCTACGACGTGCAGGTCACGGGCGGCACCGCAGGCGGCGATAGCGACGAGGCCACCACGCAGCTTTACGAGGATGCGGCGAAGGCGTCGCCGTTTATCGACGACGATAAGATCGTAAGAGAGCTAAGCTTCGGCGCATGCGAGGACTTCGCGCACTTTATGCGCTCGGTGCAGGACGCGGGAGGCAAGAGCGGATATTTGATGATCGGCACGACGCTTGCGGCGGGGCATCACAACGCCAAATTCGACTTCGACGAGGACTCGCTGCTTGCGGGAGTGGACGTGTATCTGCGCTGCGCGTATAAGCTAAACGGTAAAGCTTAA
- a CDS encoding M20 family metallo-hydrolase codes for MEINMQRFKGEFEQISRFGALAGGGLTRLAFSREDKEARDFLISLLQKENFKIKIDDAGNIFAKFGGVKNPDLPSVSAGSHIDSVPQGGFYDGTLGVMAALEAIRTVRDSGEELARPLELIVFVCEESSRFKMATVGSKIISGKLSRQRLGELKDRDGISLFDAMQSFGLNPANLKSCVLPKSSFHSYIELHIEQGPVLQRRGIPVGIVTGIAAPVRYELRIEGRADHSGATPMDMRCDALACASEIVLSAERIAKEGKTTVATTGYANALPGVLNVIPGSCTLGLDIRDIDEDALRAADDKICAAIDEICARRGCRFELKNLIKDRPVKLSEEMIDLLESCAGELKIPSLRLPSGAGHDAMNMTELADRVGMLFVPCKDGISHNVNESINWHDAFAATKVLAAAMLSLAKK; via the coding sequence ATGGAGATAAACATGCAGCGCTTTAAAGGCGAGTTCGAGCAGATAAGCCGCTTCGGGGCTTTGGCGGGCGGCGGGCTTACGCGGCTTGCGTTTTCGCGCGAAGATAAAGAGGCGCGCGACTTCCTCATATCGCTACTTCAAAAAGAAAATTTTAAGATCAAAATCGACGATGCAGGCAATATTTTCGCTAAATTTGGAGGCGTTAAAAATCCCGATTTGCCGTCTGTCAGCGCAGGCTCGCATATCGATAGCGTGCCGCAGGGCGGCTTTTACGACGGCACGCTAGGCGTCATGGCCGCTTTAGAGGCGATCCGCACGGTGCGAGATAGCGGCGAGGAGCTTGCGCGCCCGCTGGAGCTCATCGTCTTTGTTTGCGAGGAATCAAGCCGCTTTAAAATGGCGACCGTAGGCAGCAAGATAATCAGCGGCAAGCTATCGCGGCAGCGGCTAGGCGAGCTGAAAGATCGGGACGGAATTTCGCTGTTTGACGCTATGCAGAGTTTCGGGTTAAATCCCGCAAATTTAAAAAGCTGCGTCTTGCCCAAATCCAGCTTTCATAGCTATATCGAGCTTCATATCGAGCAGGGGCCGGTATTGCAGCGACGCGGCATCCCAGTAGGCATCGTCACGGGTATCGCTGCGCCCGTGCGATACGAGCTGCGGATCGAGGGCAGAGCCGATCACAGCGGCGCTACGCCGATGGATATGCGCTGCGACGCCCTAGCTTGCGCTAGCGAGATCGTTTTAAGCGCGGAGAGGATCGCCAAGGAGGGCAAAACTACGGTTGCGACGACGGGCTATGCAAATGCGCTACCCGGCGTGCTAAATGTGATCCCCGGCTCCTGCACGCTAGGTCTTGATATACGCGATATAGACGAGGATGCGCTTAGGGCGGCGGACGATAAAATTTGCGCCGCGATAGATGAAATTTGCGCTCGCAGAGGGTGCAGATTTGAACTAAAAAATCTCATCAAGGATCGCCCCGTAAAGCTAAGCGAGGAGATGATAGATCTGCTTGAGAGCTGTGCTGGCGAGCTTAAAATTCCAAGCCTAAGGCTTCCTAGCGGCGCGGGACACGATGCAATGAATATGACGGAGCTTGCGGATCGCGTGGGGATGCTTTTCGTACCGTGTAAGGACGGTATCAGCCACAACGTAAATGAAAGCATAAACTGGCACGACGCGTTTGCCGCTACGAAGGTTCTAGCCGCGGCGATGTTAAGCTTAGCCAAAAAATAA